A portion of the Paenibacillus segetis genome contains these proteins:
- a CDS encoding response regulator, with protein MEQKWKVIIADDEFIIREGIRSSVDWDRLNLQVVAEAEDGEEALELALREQVNILIVDLSMPIMDGLTLISELREQLPNCKIIIITGHDEFAYAKRAIKLKVDDYILKPVNPGQLMEVLAAIARRLDLDATNEKILDIASKQIDKNVSLLRERFCLEWIEGDISEDEIAGQLAFLQMPEQTPELVGVIRWPEQSKGKVFLSEKDRQLLLFAIENVIEELIEAENYVHFRDQTGMIVVLVWGCKDSMIGTRIAEACQKYLNLSVLVSFQLNDENNDLPDLYTAAKTMVNREARMSDFVRRARDIIEERYNDPELTLEGVADELGVSSVYLSRIFKQESGQSFIGMLTHVRIKMAIRMLAGTKLTMHEIAEKTGYDTQHYFSTSFKKVVGVPPNHYRKSIIEG; from the coding sequence ATGGAGCAGAAGTGGAAAGTGATCATAGCTGATGATGAGTTCATTATTCGGGAAGGAATCAGAAGTTCGGTAGATTGGGACAGATTGAATCTGCAGGTGGTCGCTGAAGCAGAAGATGGAGAAGAAGCCCTGGAGTTGGCACTCCGTGAACAAGTGAATATCCTCATTGTGGATCTTAGCATGCCAATTATGGATGGTCTTACTCTGATCAGTGAGCTTCGCGAGCAGCTTCCTAACTGTAAAATAATCATAATTACGGGTCATGATGAATTTGCATACGCTAAAAGAGCGATCAAGCTCAAGGTAGACGATTACATTCTAAAGCCTGTAAATCCGGGACAGTTAATGGAGGTGCTTGCGGCAATCGCCAGGAGACTGGATTTGGATGCTACAAACGAAAAGATACTTGATATAGCTTCTAAACAGATCGATAAGAATGTATCGTTACTTCGCGAGCGGTTTTGCTTGGAATGGATTGAGGGAGATATTAGCGAAGATGAGATCGCTGGGCAATTAGCTTTCCTCCAAATGCCAGAGCAAACGCCTGAGTTGGTTGGAGTTATCCGTTGGCCGGAACAGTCCAAAGGAAAGGTGTTTTTATCTGAGAAGGATCGGCAACTGCTGCTGTTCGCGATTGAGAACGTAATTGAAGAGCTGATTGAAGCCGAAAATTATGTTCACTTCCGCGATCAAACTGGGATGATCGTCGTATTGGTTTGGGGGTGCAAGGATAGCATGATTGGTACCCGTATTGCGGAAGCTTGCCAGAAATATTTGAACTTGTCTGTACTCGTTAGCTTCCAGTTAAATGACGAGAATAATGATTTGCCAGATCTGTACACCGCAGCGAAGACAATGGTAAATCGGGAAGCGCGAATGTCCGACTTTGTTAGAAGAGCGCGGGATATTATTGAGGAGAGGTACAACGACCCCGAATTGACACTAGAGGGAGTAGCAGATGAACTGGGCGTATCGTCAGTCTATTTGAGCCGAATTTTCAAGCAAGAGTCAGGTCAATCTTTTATTGGTATGCTAACGCATGTTCGAATCAAAATGGCGATACGCATGCTCGCAGGGACGAAATTAACGATGCATGAAATTGCTGAAAAAACAGGTTATGATACTCAGCATTATTTCAGTACTTCTTTTAAAAAAGTGGTTGGAGTACCCCCTAATCATTATCGGAAAAGCATTATTGAAGGTTAA